The following proteins are encoded in a genomic region of Nicotiana sylvestris chromosome 4, ASM39365v2, whole genome shotgun sequence:
- the LOC138889101 gene encoding uncharacterized protein, which translates to MGDANNADGNVRDMAPPMLEAALYDWAQPTADNLATTIVVPAIQAESFQITNNMLHLLQNKGLFSGTPAEDPQQHLKNFLSICKTQRQPNVTPEAIRLLLFPFSVTGAAQVRLNSLPINSIETWDELVKQFHIKFHPPNKTAQQIDEIMSFKQKPMETLHETWRMLVICPHHGIPDQMLGQRFYMGLSDSMKNIVDASAGGAFLSKTWREGQSLLDKMAKNSGWTTRNAPISPVVHSVPFDPSNSMAENVATLLTQMSILTKKVEGSGQKQQVHIVDTTNGGLCISCISQPMGNRWNAEHDHHQQHPGDMNYVLNYGGQRQGNQNWGQQTQQSYRPPQPQYNDGNMGGMRPPNNMSPYPRSQGYNNQQQGYPPPQQQQGGRQEEGFTRLEAMMQQVIGSNAKVNERVDAHDTAIKNIEVQLGQISMSLNIHPQGTLPADTQINPKDQGPKQLMAVSLRNGRDLDVEQERAPDNIQAETLIQVPIELDDSTRLIDVTIQPAQEEKNTKQETEKVAEAVEEPVVEIVAEKEKSQVIGKKRPPAPFPQRLAKHQKEEQYKKFFEMLKQIQVNIPLIEALKEMPGYAKMMKDLMSRKFDFQDLATVTLTQTCSAVVTRPVAEKLSDPGSFTIPCTIGNFAFAKALCDLGASINLMPLVIYKRLGIGRARPTSMLLQLADRTVKRPFGILDDVLIQVGKFVFPADFVILDCKVDEEIPIILGRPFLATGRALIDCETGELKMRLNDEDIIFNVQKSMRRPSEFANFSLIDVVDVIVQSDDEVLTVEDPLAACLTNLEKVNGEDLAECVLALEGRGSWERNLEFEPLHLEKRETPPAKPSIEEPPKLELKPLPAHLRYEFLGPDSTLPIIISSGLLDVQVQQLLQVLKECKTAIG; encoded by the coding sequence ATGGGTGACGCAAACAACGCCGACGGAAATGTCAGAGATATGGCACCTCCTATGCTTGAGGCTGCactatatgactgggcacaacccacagctgacaATCTGGCCACTACCATTGTTGTGCCCGCGATACAAGCTGAATCTTTCCAgatcacgaacaacatgctgcacttgttgcaaaacaagggactattttctggGACACCAGCcgaagatcctcagcagcacttgaagaacttcctgtCGATTTGCAAGACTCAAAGGCAACCCAACGTAACTCCGGAAGCAATCAGGTTGCTATTATTTCCATTCTCGGTGACAGGAGCTGCTCAAGTccggctaaactcactccccataaactctatagaaacttgggatgagttagtcaagcaatttcacATCAAGTTCCACCCGCCCAACAAAacagctcaacaaattgatgagatcATGAGTTTTAAACagaaaccaatggagacactgcatgagaCATGGAgaatgttggttatatgtccacaccatggtattccagatcagatgttgggaCAACGGTTTTACATGGGACTATCAGATAGCATGAAGAATATTGTAGATGCCTCAGCTGGTggggcatttttgagcaaaacttggagagaaggtcagagtctgctTGACAAAATGGCTAAAAATTCGGGGTGGACGACGAGGAATGCACCCATCAGTCCAGTGGTGCACTCAGTGCCTTTTGACCCATCAAATTCTATGGCTGAAAATGTGGCGACGCTCTTGACACAgatgagcatactcaccaaaaaggtggagggATCAGGGCAGAAACAACAAgtgcacattgtagatactaccaatgggggcttgtgcatATCTTGCATCAGTCAGCCAATGGGTAATCGttggaatgcagaacatgatcatcatcaGCAGCACCCTGGAGACATGAACTATGTGTTAAactatggaggccagagacagggcAATCAGAACTGGGGTCAACAAACTCAGCAGTCATACAGACCACCTCAGCCACAGTACAACgatggaaacatgggaggtatgagaccccccAACAATATGTCACCTTATCCAAGGTCACAGGGGTACAACAATCAACAGCAAGGGTATCCCCCACCTCAGCAACAACAGGGTGGAAGGCAAGAAGAAGGGTTCACTAGACTtgaagcaatgatgcagcaggttattggatCCAATGCAAAAGTAaatgaaagagtagatgcacatgacaCAGCGATCAAAAATATTGAAGTGCAATTGGGCCAAATTTCAATGTCTCTGAACATTCATCCTCAGGGGACGCTACCTGCAGATACCCAAATCAATCCTAAAGATCAGGGCCCGAAGCAACTGATGGCGGTGAGTCTCCGTAATGGCAGGGATCTTGATGTAGAGCAGGAGAGAGCTCCTGACAATATACAGGCTGAGACACTCATTCAGGTacccattgagctagatgattcCACAAGGCTGATAGATGTGACAATCCAGCCTGCTCAGGAAGAAAAGAATACTAAGCAGGAGACCGAGAAAGTTGCTGAAGCAGTTGAAGAGCCGGTAGTAGAGATAGTAGCTGAGAAAGAAAAGTCCCAAGTGATTGGGAAGAAAAGACCTCCTGCTCCATTTCCACAAAGGTTGGCCAAGCATCAAAAGGAGGAGCAGTACAAAAAGTTCTTTGAGATGCTCAAGCAAATTCAGGttaatattccattgattgaagCTTTAAAGGAGATGCCTGGATACGCAAAAATGATGAAAGACTTAATGTCCCGGAAATTTgacttccaagacttggccacggtGACACTTACTCAGACGTGCAGTGCAGTGGTAACTAGACCTGTTGCTGAAAAGCTCTCTGATCCAGGGAGTTTTactattccatgcactattggaaACTTTGCTTTTGCGAAAGCACTCTGTGATTTAGGGGCCAGcattaatcttatgcccctggtcaTTTACAAAAGGTTGGGCATTgggagagctagacccacctctatgttgttgcagctggctgacaggactGTGAAGCGTCCATTTGGGATCCTTGATGATGTACTTATTCAGGTGGGGAAAttcgtgttccctgcagattttgtgatattggattgcaaagtggatgaagaaattcctatcatcttaggaagaccattcttggccacagGGAGAGCTCTTATTGATTGTGAGACCGGGGAACTTAAGATGAGGCTCAATGACGAAGATATtatattcaatgtgcagaaatctatgaggcgaccaagtgagtTCGCCAATTtctctcttattgatgtcgtggatgtaatcgtacAGTCTGATGATGAAGTATTGACAGTTGAGGATCCCCTCGCTGCATGTTTGACGAATTTGGAGAAAGTGAATGGTGAGGACTTGGCGGAATGCGTGTTGGCACTGGAAGGTAGAGGGTCTTGGGAAAGAAATCTAGAGTTTGAGCCCCTACACTTAGAAAAGAGGGAgactcctccagctaagccatccattgaagaaccacCGAAGCTGGAACTAAAGCCATTGCCAgcccacctcaggtatgaatttctgggaCCTGACTCCACTCTACCTATTATTATCTCATctggtttgttagatgtgcaggtccAACAGCTTCTACAGGTATTGAAGGAGTGCAAAACTGCCATTGGGTAG